GTAGATGTAAATACTCACGTTTTTTTCCTACTCACTAAACAAACTGCTGTGTTGTGGATTCATGATTAATGACAAACATTAAACTGTAATGTTTTATTGACTCAGCTGTGATTCAGCCGACCTTCATTTCACCTTTAGATCAGTGTTAAAATACTCTGTTAAATGTAAATCACTCAAAATCAGAATTTAGTTTTCACGATGCAGACAAAATGTTCTGTcagttattatatattaaaacattGTCACGGGCTGAGCTGATATTATACATCATTCAACGGTTGAATCTACTGTACAGCAGTGCcttgtattttatttgcttATTATAAGTTTTTATTCCTAATGTGCAAAATCCCTGGTTACAGCTGACGGGTAAATGTAGCTTTTAAACCATGTATATTTAAATTTAcaactgatatttttaaatgtaaagatattgGAGTAAAACTATAAAATAGCTGGTAGGTACCACAGAGTTGTATTCATGTAGCAGCCATTTGTCAAATAAAATCGAGTTTAAAGTGCCACTGCAGCACTACAGGCCTGTAATGTACACGGGGAAAAGAAGTTTGATGTCCATTCAAAGTTTCTTCaattgtcatgttttatttcccaACAAACACAGACCCTTCTACACACAGCATTTAACCAGAGATGTCCACAGTGATccgaagaaaacaaaagaaaatactaAATATGCCAAACaaggaaaaactgaaactaaacaaataattagcaaaataaattacaatcaGACTTTAATCtagaaaaatcaaacaaaaaatagtGTTAATAAAATTATTACCAAAATAATAACAAGCGATAAACAACAAATAGTTTGTACAACTTGATTAAATGTACGTTTCTAACAGTGTAGTTGTTACACAGACCTGCCAACCTTGTATCACCTCATGCCAAACGAATGTTCAGCTCATGTATTTGCATGCGGCCGAAAATCATATCTAATCGATTGTTTTGATTAATAAATAACTGCATTGGTAGaggaataaattaaaaacaagattagaaatatgatatatttttataatataaataaactcCAGAGTAGCAACAGTAATGTTCACAACAACAAAGCTCCTATATACACTCTGATATCTCACTGGTGACAAAAATCtcatgtcaataaaataaatatttgtccTGACATCAGTCACCACTGTCCCAGCAGCTGCTCACCTGGAGCAGTGAATCAcctgagcagagaggaggctgCTTCGTCTCAGCCAACACCAGTTTAAAAGAATTGACAACATTTTAAGTTATGTGGCAAACTAATTGAAACAGGTGACACAGGCCCACAGACGGCTTTAGTTTTGGCTCATTTGTAACAATTTGCCAAGCTGGCACGCTGTATGGACAAGGTACTGGGTCACACCTCTGAATCATTTAATCCAGGTGTTTGATTCAGTCCCATGGCCACAGGTGGTTAAAATCAAGCCATGCAGTCTGCACTGAATTCAAGCATGGTACTGTAACAGGATGCCACCGCTGCAACAAGTTAGAAGATCAACTGTAAGTGATTAGCATTGCATTGTATTGTGTAAGCGATTGGCATTGCAAAGTAGAAGCGTTTAGGAACCGCAGCAACTCAGCCACAAAGTGTCTGACCACACAGAGTTACAGAGCGGGTCGCCGAGCGCTGAGGTCGCCAACGCTCGGCTGCCTCAACACCTGCAGAGCTCCACACCACCTCTGGCTGTTCGCCGGGAGTTTCATGGCTGAGCAGCTGCGTGCAGGCCTGACATCACCAAGCACAATGCCAAGTGTCTGACGGAGCAGTGTAAAGCACACCGCCACTGGACTCCGGGGCAGTGGAAACATGTTCTGTGGTGTGAAGAATCGTGTTTCTCTATCTGGGTCTGGGTTTGGCGAATGCCAAGAGAACATCACCTGCCCGACTGCTTTGTGCCAGCTGTAAAGTCTGGTCGAAGAGGGATAAGGGGTTGTTCTTCTGGGGCGGGCCGAGGCCTCTtagtatattttgttttatctaaGTATATTTCTTAGATATTTTGGACAAGTCTATGCCTCCAACTTTGTAGGAACAGTTTGGGGAAGGCCCTCTCCTGTTCCAGCACGACTGTGCCCCAGTGCACAAAGCGAGATCCATAAAGACATGGTTGGATGAGTTTGGTGTGGAAGAACTTGACTGGCCCGCACAGGGGGGAACCTATGGATTTAGAATTGGACGCCATAAAAGCTCCTGTAGGTGTTAACTGAAGGTGGTCCAGTACTTCTGTCATGCTTGTTGAACAGGTGATTTGATAAAGTACTGGCTTTTTTCTCCTGAGGGTTTTATTGCACTTACAGTAACGGGTCTGCATCGGGAACGACCGctcacaaaatgttaaaagtaCAGATAAAAGAACCGCTAACGGAGCTAACATGATCTTTAATAACAGTCTTTAATAATTCAGCCCCGTCGACCTTTTGCAAAGGAGTTCAAAGAACAACCTTCGCTGAAGGAAACAGACGGAGTGAGAACAAGAGCGTTAAAATCAATTTGTGGTTCCAAGTAGAGATAGACCGATatggttttttcagggccgataccgattattagtagtcaaggaggccgataaccgatatttggagccgatattaatttgcagtaaaagggaaaatattggccttgatgcagttacattatgtcttaagtcttgaacagcaatatcctgctcctctctacaagaaactgtcaaagacagcttcaggacacacttcatctaacaatatgtcattttctgctgcttgggatctCAATCAACATAGAAAAAGGTagagtaaaataacttggtagttaaacagccattattgcccTACAGCTTTCTCTCAGATAGACCGTtctttgctgtcagtttctgcagcttctcatgtggcttacacacacacacacacacacacacacacacacacacacacacacacacacacacactgaattttactcactcacacacaaacacttcttactttgatcactgactatttccctatcaatattatcagcaaccttgtttcaagtgattaaaccgttaaaaacactaaatagcctgcagcaccttcactttaataatcagtgtttatcataggaacagacagctgccgctAACGTATTGGGCCTCACAGTAACGTCATGAGTTGTAcagtttcgctacagtctgtTGAGCATCTAGAGCCAGAAGGAGGGAGCGGACCGGTGGGGCTACCGGCGGGCTACGTTACTAccacggactatttccatatcgatatgatcagcaaccttgtttcgagtgattaacaagcacgtctggagggactgcgagcggagaggagaaaaagttttgctGAACGGAACcggcgctgttcctgggggctcggtttcgaaggtaagttaaggcagcagactcgcccgaaattgtaataaacatccCAGTCCTCTACACTCAACTAGTAACATGACTGTGAGCCCATtaacgttatataaacataagcggcagctctgctcgctcgcggtccctccagacgtgcgtgttaatcactcgaaacaaggttgctgataatatcgatatggtATCAGAtcagtccagttttattgcagggaagcacgttgaggtgaaggctAGCGTAATGTTAGCCCACCGGTCCGCTTGGCTCtacacgctcagcagactgtagtgaaactctacaactcacgtgagcactgtgcatgcacagctttcactgctgattggctgttacctgtGCCATGGCTCTGCGTGTAACCAGagcgtgtaaccaatcagatggtgctgtgggtgggacaatgctggagacagagtagtgacagcagacagagaggcgcggctgcatcagagccaaaataacccagttttaaattgatctcttaTCGGCCGTCGGATTAAAACAAAAGGCCGATGCCGATATGCTTCAAAATGCCGAATATCAGCGCCGATAATCGGCACGGCtgataatcggtctatccctaGTTCCAAGCTCAACTCTTGAAATCATCCCTGCTCTCAAGTATTTGTTTTGTAGGTGGGTGAAACAAAGGGGATCTAATCTGGTGTTTTGATTGGTTGAACTCTAATTATAATTTTTAGCAGCAATATGCGCTTATTGGCGTATTGCTGCTGCCTCTTGCTTTTAGACACAAGTACGGCTGCACAATAACTCAAATTTACAAGGTGTCACCATCTTTTTGTGTACTTCAGAGACAAAACGTACCATTGTACTTTGGTGTCTAAATGTATACTTGCTATGCAAAATGTGTACAGGTTGGCAGGTCTGGTTACCACTGATGCCTCACAGAGACAAAACTCTGAGTTTAGGACAGGTAACCTGTGTATAGATTGCATGTTCACCTCACTGTTGCATGTTTTCCCTCCAGGTGCATGTTCCTCGCCATTACCACACCGGCGTGCATCCAGCTTGTAGAGTCTGCCCACATTTTGGCTGGTTCCACGCTGCTgccactgactgacatttttactgttttcccCCTTTTAAAACAGTTTCCCTGGCACttgccatttgtttttttccacttaaTCAATGTCCACCtcagaaaaaagtgtgtgtgggatgCTGATCCTGTGTCACAGACCTGTAACACTGACAGATGAGATGCACCTGCCCTGACAACAGACATGATGACATCAGACAGGATTAAGAGGCACTGCTGAAGGTCCATGCAGATAACCGTTTCTCTGCTCACCAGAACCttcagaaaaggaaagaaaagcatATCTTACATAAAGTAACATTATGCagaaattatgttttatgtCGCCCCAATTTGTGgtgcggctgtggctcaggaggaaGAGCCGGTCGTCCAGTAATCATATCATTGTAATACCATTTGTATCATCCTTAAAAAGTCTGATTTCAAAGTGTAGATCGGAAAGTTGGTCTGAATGGTTTCAGTCGGTGCGTTTTACTGATGACTTTCGCTGCTTAATGTTACCTTCTGACTTACTACTGACCATGAAAAAAATTTGAATTagcagacaaaaataaatcatgttctgctatttgtgaatattttggtcaaaaaagtacaaataacaaacaagctTTGTTGACCCCCACAGATTTATCATTTTAATGCTTTCATGGTGGCTCAGATGCCTTCTTACGGGCGCTGAGCTCCCACTGGGTCCCACATGACTAGAACCCATCTACagcaacattttcaaattcattCAATCATTTTGAGCATCAGTCTAAAACGTGCCGGCAATTTGCTCTTACAAACCCATTTTTGGAGATGTTCACTTGGACGATAAACTGGGATGATAGGTATGTGATTACATTATGAATCTAGAAgtgctttgttttttcaatgaATATGAACATAATACATCTTATATCTCAGAAGAGGAGAAATTCTTGACATGTTAAGTATCTGTTTCATCTTGCACATTATGGATATGTTAATACGCACCTTTAAAGCgttttttcacttgttttgcaGCAAGCCATGCCAGAACTAAAGCTCCTGCAGATGCGAATCCACCCAAAAAAAATCCTGTGGCCTCTCCACTGCTGAACACTTTATctgaaacacatcacaaaaCCATAATGTGATTTAATTATACATGACTCAACATCAGCCATCTTTGTCCAGAACTGCTGACTCCCAGAAATGTCCCTCACACAGCAAAATAACCAGAAGTCTTTACTTGCACTTCTACGTAAATATGTTGAAGTGAATTTCACTGCAGTATGGGTGGCTCCATCAACTAAGATTAGCCTAACTCAGTCTAATTTAATATATACATTGTTGCGGCAATAATAATGtgacaataatgaaaaacaacatcaatGTAACACCCACAGTGTCTCACAACTGCATGTTATTTACAGCACAGTGGTCATAGCTACACATACGAGTTAAAGATACAAACTAATAATCCATTAAGTATTAAAATTATTTCATGATTAAaccacaaagacagaaatctCACCACTGATGAACACGAAGGTCTCACCTTTAGTCTGATGGCTAATGTCCTCCTGGGTGACCACACAGCGGTAGCATCCTGTCCTGTTCACAGTGGTGTTGAGGGTAACGTAGTAATGACCTCCTCTCTCTGAGACCTGAGGCTCCTCAGCAGGAAGGATGTTTCCAGCGCTGTCCTGCCACTCGactttaggttttggaaaagctCCTTgaacttcacactgcagcagcgaCCTGTCCTTTGTTGCATTAACAGTCCTGATGTGTGACTCTGGAGATGCACCTGTGAACATaatgtaaacagcagcttaTTAAAGTCAGCTAGAAATGTAATACAAAtattagctgcagccctaaagttAAGTAGAGTAcctatttcttttgtttcttcttttttttttttacttataaCAAGTTCAATTCAAATAAGAATCACAGCAAagtttttatcctgttttcaATTGATCACAGAGAAGTTTCTTGTCATTACCAGAAAAGGAGAAACCAGTGGCAAatctgatgtgatgatgatgatgtcactgatatCTACACCTGCAATGTGTGCTACAACTTTGTGCCCCAGAGACTGTTATATTCAAAACTACACAATACCttcatttaaacacactgtCCTGGATCAGTCTGAGCAAACACAACAGTATCTTAAGCTCAGCAGCCAAAACAGCTTTAAGTGATTATTGAAAATGCTGCTGGTGAGAGTTTCAGTGCAAAAGCCTGTAAGGAAACAGCAGCATATAAAAGTACTGACAGCAGCATCTAAAAAAATTAGATCATCATGGAAAAGTTCTTCTTCTAGTTTTTCTGGAAAGTAATTTAGAAAGTGTTTGGTTGGCCAGTCAAGCACAGTAATACCATGGTCAGTAAACCAGTTACTAGTAGTTTTGGCACTGTGGGCAGGTGCCAAGTCCTGCTGGACTAGTAACTGGTTTGCTGCCCATGGTATTACTGTGCTTGATTGGCAGCCAACTCacctgacctgaaccccatagAGAATCTGTGGGGTattgtcaagaggaagatgagagacacCAGACCCAACAATACAGACGAGCTGAAGGCCGCTATCAGAGCAACCTGGGCTTCCATGacacctcagcagtgccacagACTGGTCGACTCCCTGCCACGTCGCCCAGTGATGCAGCCATTTGTGCAAAAAGAGCCACGACCAAGTATTGAGTGCATAAATGAACATTCCACATTTCTGTATGATAAATCCTTTTTTCGATTGGTCTTAGAACTGGTCATAGCTACACATACGAATTAAAGATACAAACTAATAATCCAAGAAGTATTACAATTATTtcataattaaaacacaaagacagaaatctCACCACTGATCAACACGAAGGTCTCAGCTTTAGTCTGATGGCTAATGTCCTCCTGTGTGGCTACACAGCGGTAGCGTCCTGTCTTGGTCACAGTGGTGTTGAGGGTAACGTAGTAACGACCTCCTCTCTCTGAGACCTGAGTCTCCTCAGCAGGAAGGATGTTTCCAGCGCTGTCCTGCCACTCGACTTTAGGTTGTGCAAAAGCTCCTTgaacttcacactgcagcagcgaCCAGTCCTTTGTTTCATCAAGTGTGGTGATGTGTGGCTTTGGAGATGCACCTGTGAACATCATATAAACAGCAGCTTATTAAAGTCAGCTAGAAATGTAATACAAAtattagctgcagccctaaagttAAGTAGAGTacctatttcttttttttttttttttacttataaCAAGTTCAATTCAAATAAGAATCACAGCAAagtttttatcctgttttcaATTGATCACAGAGAAGTTTCTTGTCATTACCAGAAAAGGAGAAACCAGTGGCAAatctgatgtgatgatgatgatgtcactgatatCTACACCTGCAATGTGTGCTACAACTTTGTGCCCCAGAGACTGTTATATTCAAAACTACACAATACCttcatttaaacacactgtCCTGGATCAGTCTGAGCAAACACAACAGTATCTTAAGCTCAGCAGCCAAAACAGCTTTAAGTGATTATTGAAAATGCTGCTGGTGAGAGTTTCAGTGCAAAAGCCTGTAAGGAAACAGCAGCATACAAAAGTACTGACAGCAGCATCTAAAAAAATTAGTATATGTTTTTCTGGAAAGTAATTTAGAAAGTGTTTGGTTGGCCAAATTGGCATAAATGAACATTCGACATTTCTGTATGATAAATCCTTTATTCGATTGGTCTTATGTAATATTCTGATATCATGAGATACTGCattttttcatgagctgtaaaaaaaaaaaaaaggcttgaaatattttactttgtgtaATGAATCTACAATATAATGAAAGcttcactttttgaattaaattacagaACTTTTCCATGACATTCAAAGTTTTTGAGATTCACCTGTATAGTCACGTGTTAACAGGAAATAAATTTGAGAGtcataacaacaaaatattctgtACGAGGGCTGTTGGACTCACAGAACAATATCAAGTAGATCAGACAACAGCTGATAAACACTGCAGATGTAGAGATCAGTAACATCATCACGATCAGGACTCACCGCCTATTAATCCTTCTGTCTTCAAAGATGGAGCACTGTACCTCTACCAGACATCTAAATCTGCTTTGTTCTTACAGTGATGATTCAGAAAGCTCTCAGTGATTAAACACCACATCTTCAGAGGAAGGTACAAATGCttcaaatgataaacaacagtGGTGAACGTTATGGCAACAGAACCAAATCAAAGCTGATTCTCTGCTCT
This Pagrus major chromosome 6, Pma_NU_1.0 DNA region includes the following protein-coding sequences:
- the LOC140997596 gene encoding butyrophilin-like protein 1, whose protein sequence is MELLPLVCLCLLSCSGETSAAGDGVKVVVKQDSDAVLPCSLSTKEDITGKTFDWRKDESRQEVFFYDSGIFRSEDQQFIDRVSHFQDQLMNGDASIKITKTKMADSGNYSCIFPHLQRQTFNIELVVERVLRDRAGETRGASPKPHITTLDETKDWSLLQCEVQGAFAQPKVEWQDSAGNILPAEETQVSERGGRYYVTLNTTVTKTGRYRCVATQEDISHQTKAETFVLISGASPESHIRTVNATKDRSLLQCEVQGAFPKPKVEWQDSAGNILPAEEPQVSERGGHYYVTLNTTVNRTGCYRCVVTQEDISHQTKDKVFSSGEATGFFLGGFASAGALVLAWLAAKQVKKRFKGAY